A stretch of Mycobacterium sp. ITM-2016-00316 DNA encodes these proteins:
- a CDS encoding acetate kinase, with protein sequence MTTVLVLNSGSSSVKYDLLEPESGTSVVSGVIERVTDYRQALTAVFAALPSLDGLLAVGHRVVHGGNTLYRPTLIDDQTIADIEELSPLAPLHNPPAVLGIKEARKVLPDLPHVAVFDTAFFHDLPPAAAEYAIDRDVADTWNIRRYGFHGTSHRYVSEQAAEFLDVPLESLNQIVLHLGNGASASAIAGGRPIDTSMGMTPMEGLVMGTRSGDIDPGVITYLWRTAKMSVEDIETMLNRRSGVFGLGGEIDFRALHKRIETGDEAAQLAYEVYIHRLRKYIGAYLALLGNTDVITFTAGVGENDAAVRRDALSGLTSLGIEIDGRLNDAPERVARRISMETSPVTVLVIPTDEELAIARACVEVLG encoded by the coding sequence GTGACCACGGTGCTGGTGCTCAACAGCGGCTCGTCGTCGGTGAAATACGATCTGCTGGAACCCGAATCGGGTACGTCAGTGGTCAGTGGCGTGATAGAGCGGGTGACCGATTACCGGCAGGCGCTGACTGCGGTGTTCGCGGCGTTGCCCAGCCTGGACGGCCTGCTCGCCGTCGGGCACCGCGTCGTGCACGGCGGGAACACGCTGTACCGGCCCACCCTGATCGACGACCAGACCATCGCGGACATCGAAGAACTGTCGCCGCTGGCCCCGTTGCACAACCCGCCGGCCGTGCTCGGGATCAAGGAAGCCCGCAAGGTGCTGCCCGACCTGCCGCACGTCGCGGTCTTCGATACCGCCTTCTTCCACGACCTGCCGCCGGCGGCCGCCGAGTACGCCATCGACCGGGATGTCGCCGACACCTGGAACATTCGCCGTTACGGATTCCACGGCACCTCCCACCGCTATGTCAGCGAGCAGGCCGCGGAGTTCCTGGATGTGCCGCTGGAATCGCTGAACCAGATCGTGCTGCACCTGGGCAACGGTGCCTCGGCGTCGGCTATCGCCGGCGGGCGTCCCATCGACACCTCGATGGGAATGACCCCGATGGAGGGGCTGGTGATGGGCACCCGGTCCGGGGATATCGATCCCGGCGTCATCACCTACCTGTGGCGCACGGCGAAGATGAGTGTCGAGGACATCGAGACCATGCTCAACCGACGGTCCGGTGTGTTCGGGCTCGGTGGCGAGATCGACTTCCGGGCGCTGCACAAGCGGATCGAAACCGGCGATGAGGCAGCGCAATTGGCCTACGAGGTCTACATCCACCGGCTGCGCAAGTACATCGGCGCCTACCTGGCTCTGCTCGGTAACACAGATGTCATCACCTTCACCGCCGGGGTGGGGGAGAACGATGCCGCGGTGCGTCGCGATGCGCTGTCGGGCCTGACCAGCCTCGGCATCGAGATCGACGGACGGCTCAACGATGCACCCGAGCGGGTTGCGCGGCGTATCTCGATGGAAACATCGCCGGTCACGGTGCTGGTCATCCCGACCGATGAAGAGCTGGCCATCGCCCGGGCGTGCGTGGAGGTGCTGGGATAG
- a CDS encoding serine/threonine-protein kinase PknG — MNDDDPGTQPAALSDLEDYEEDSIATIRPMATQAVYRPDFDDTDRASTVSTEPSEGMTSLTRPRSPIRRLGGGLVEVPRVYERDPLTALMTNPVVAEAKRFCWNCNRPVGRATKDGPARSEGVCPRCGSPFSFLPQLSPGDMVADQYRIKGCIAHGGLGWVYLAFDTNVNGRPVVLKGLVHSGDAEAQTAAMAERQFLAEVTHPSIVKIFNFVEHADKHGEPVGYIVMEYVGGTSLKQPKDAKLPVAQAIAYMMEILPALGYLHSLGLVYNDLKPENIMITAEQLKLIDLGAVSRINSFGYLYGTPGYQAPEIVRTGPTVQTDIYTVGRTLAALTLKLRTRKGRYVDGLPEDDPVLAKYDSFARLLRRAIDPDPHRRFASADEMSSQLLGVLREVVAQDTGVARSGLSTVFSPPRSTFGVDLLVAHTDVYLDGQVHSEKLTAPEIVKALQVPLVDPADVGAPILSATVLSQPVQTLDSLRAARHGTLDSEGIDLSESVELPLMEARALLDLGDVAKATRKLDDLYERVGWRWRLVWFRGVAALLTADYDTATKYFTEVLDTLPGELAPKLALAATAELAGSSDERRFYQTVWRTDNGVISAGFGLARAQSAEGERDDAVRTLDQVPPTSRHFTVARLTSSVTLLSGRSISEVSEQQIRSAARRVEALPESEPRVLQIRALVLGTAMDWLADNTASTNHILGFPFTQHGLQLGVEAALRGLARVAPTQEHRYALVDLANSVRPTSTF, encoded by the coding sequence ATGAACGACGACGACCCCGGCACCCAGCCCGCCGCGCTGTCCGACCTCGAAGACTATGAGGAGGATTCGATCGCGACGATTCGCCCCATGGCCACCCAGGCCGTGTACCGGCCCGACTTCGACGACACCGACCGCGCGTCCACGGTGTCCACCGAACCGTCCGAGGGCATGACGTCGCTGACCCGGCCGCGCTCGCCCATCCGCCGTCTCGGTGGCGGCCTGGTCGAGGTGCCCCGTGTCTACGAGCGCGACCCGCTGACGGCGCTGATGACCAATCCGGTGGTGGCCGAGGCGAAACGGTTCTGCTGGAACTGCAACCGGCCGGTCGGGCGCGCCACAAAGGACGGGCCGGCCCGGTCCGAAGGGGTGTGCCCGCGCTGCGGCAGCCCGTTCTCGTTCCTGCCGCAACTCAGTCCCGGCGACATGGTCGCCGACCAGTACCGGATCAAGGGCTGTATCGCGCACGGCGGTCTCGGCTGGGTGTATCTGGCCTTCGACACCAACGTGAACGGACGGCCGGTCGTGCTCAAGGGCCTGGTGCATTCCGGCGACGCCGAGGCGCAGACCGCCGCCATGGCCGAGCGGCAGTTCCTCGCCGAGGTGACCCATCCGTCGATCGTGAAGATCTTCAACTTCGTCGAGCATGCCGACAAACACGGTGAGCCGGTCGGCTATATCGTGATGGAGTACGTCGGCGGCACCTCGCTCAAACAGCCCAAGGACGCCAAACTGCCGGTGGCGCAGGCGATCGCCTACATGATGGAGATCCTGCCCGCGCTGGGATACCTGCACTCCCTCGGCCTGGTCTACAACGACCTGAAGCCCGAGAACATCATGATCACCGCCGAGCAGCTCAAGCTCATCGACCTCGGTGCGGTGTCGCGGATCAACTCGTTCGGATACCTCTACGGCACACCGGGTTACCAGGCACCGGAGATCGTGCGTACCGGGCCAACGGTCCAGACCGACATCTACACCGTGGGGCGCACGCTGGCCGCGCTCACCCTGAAGCTGCGTACCCGCAAGGGCCGCTATGTGGACGGCCTGCCCGAAGACGACCCGGTGCTGGCCAAATACGACTCGTTCGCCCGGTTGCTGCGCCGGGCGATCGACCCGGATCCGCATCGCCGCTTCGCCAGTGCCGACGAGATGTCCAGCCAGTTGCTGGGCGTGCTGCGCGAGGTCGTCGCCCAGGACACCGGGGTGGCCCGGTCGGGCCTGTCCACCGTCTTCAGCCCGCCGCGATCCACCTTCGGCGTCGACCTGCTGGTCGCGCACACCGATGTATACCTGGACGGTCAGGTGCACTCGGAGAAGCTCACCGCGCCGGAGATCGTGAAGGCGCTACAGGTTCCGCTGGTCGACCCGGCCGATGTCGGCGCCCCCATCCTGTCCGCCACCGTGCTCAGTCAGCCTGTGCAGACCCTCGATTCACTGCGGGCGGCGCGGCACGGCACGCTGGACTCCGAGGGTATCGATCTGTCCGAATCGGTGGAGCTGCCGCTGATGGAGGCGCGGGCGCTGCTGGACCTCGGCGATGTCGCCAAGGCGACCCGCAAGCTCGACGACCTGTACGAGCGGGTCGGCTGGCGCTGGCGGCTGGTCTGGTTCCGCGGCGTGGCAGCCCTGCTGACCGCCGACTATGACACCGCCACAAAGTATTTCACCGAGGTGCTGGACACGCTACCCGGCGAGTTGGCGCCCAAACTGGCGCTGGCGGCCACGGCCGAGCTGGCGGGTAGCTCCGATGAGCGCCGGTTCTACCAGACGGTGTGGCGCACCGACAACGGCGTCATATCGGCGGGATTCGGGTTGGCCCGGGCCCAGTCCGCGGAGGGTGAGCGCGATGACGCCGTCCGCACCCTCGACCAGGTTCCGCCCACCTCAAGGCATTTCACCGTCGCACGGCTCACCAGCTCGGTGACGCTGCTGTCCGGACGATCCATCAGCGAGGTGTCCGAACAGCAGATCCGCAGTGCCGCAAGGCGTGTGGAGGCGCTTCCGGAGAGCGAGCCGCGGGTGCTGCAGATCCGGGCGCTGGTTCTGGGCACCGCGATGGACTGGCTGGCCGACAACACCGCCAGCACCAATCACATTCTCGGGTTCCCGTTCACCCAGCACGGCCTGCAGCTCGGCGTGGAGGCAGCACTGCGCGGGCTGGCACGGGTCGCCCCGACACAGGAGCACCGCTACGCGCTGGTCGATCTGGCCAACAGCGTGCGGCCCACGAGCACGTTCTGA
- a CDS encoding glutamate ABC transporter substrate-binding protein, whose product MKKLLGVLITAAVLTGCQQASTVDPIPAVTLAPPTPAGMEESPPETSPPALPDNDDCDRTASLRPFPNRAQADDAVENIRNRGRLIVGLDIGSNLFSFRDPITGEITGFDVDIAGEVARDIFGTPSQVEYRILSSADRIEALENNQVDIVVKTMSITCERREQVDFSTEYLSANQRILAPRDSPIRQASDLSGKRVCAVKGTTSRTRVQQIQPPVNLVDVVTWADCLVALQQRQVDAVSTDDSILAGLVSQDPYLHIVGPSMNQEPYGIGVNKDNPGLVRFVNGTLERIRRDGTWNTLYRKWLTVLGPTPAPPVARYSD is encoded by the coding sequence GTGAAGAAACTCCTGGGCGTTCTGATCACCGCAGCGGTGCTGACCGGCTGCCAGCAGGCCTCCACGGTCGACCCGATTCCCGCGGTGACACTGGCCCCGCCCACGCCGGCCGGGATGGAGGAGTCCCCGCCGGAGACGAGTCCGCCCGCGTTGCCGGACAACGACGACTGCGACCGGACCGCGAGCCTGCGCCCCTTCCCCAACCGCGCCCAGGCCGATGACGCGGTGGAGAACATCCGCAACCGGGGCCGGTTGATCGTCGGGCTCGACATCGGCAGCAACCTGTTTTCCTTCCGCGATCCCATCACCGGTGAGATCACCGGGTTCGACGTCGACATCGCCGGCGAGGTGGCCCGCGACATCTTCGGCACCCCCTCTCAGGTGGAGTACCGCATCCTGTCCTCGGCGGACCGGATCGAGGCGCTGGAGAACAATCAGGTCGACATCGTGGTGAAGACCATGAGCATCACCTGCGAACGCCGCGAGCAGGTCGACTTCTCCACCGAGTACCTGTCGGCGAACCAGCGCATCCTGGCCCCGCGCGACTCGCCGATCCGGCAGGCCAGCGACCTGTCCGGCAAGCGGGTGTGCGCGGTGAAGGGCACCACTTCCCGCACGCGCGTCCAGCAGATCCAGCCGCCGGTGAACCTGGTGGACGTGGTGACATGGGCGGACTGCCTGGTGGCGCTGCAGCAACGGCAGGTCGACGCGGTCAGCACCGACGACTCGATCCTCGCCGGCCTGGTGAGCCAGGATCCCTACCTGCACATCGTCGGCCCCAGCATGAACCAGGAGCCCTACGGGATCGGCGTCAACAAGGACAACCCCGGCCTGGTCCGCTTCGTCAACGGCACATTGGAACGCATTCGCCGCGACGGCACCTGGAATACGCTGTACCGCAAGTGGTTGACGGTGCTCGGGCCCACTCCGGCGCCCCCGGTGGCGAGGTATTCCGACTGA
- the glnX gene encoding protein kinase G-activating protein GlnX, protein MSVELAHPSTEPLASRSPTNPVHPRWWFLWTTPGRILTIGVVLSALVIACAFATSTTINDRQEALTTVLDHSEPLAFAAGQLYTTLSVADAAAATAFIAGAEPQDVRQRYEQAITDASVAVTRASAGLTTEPMIELLGRVNAELAVYTGLVETARTNNRAGNPVGSSYLSEASALMQSKILPDAQRLYESTSARVDAETTASTRIPAPVILVVLATVMFGLFANRWLTKRTRRRVNIGFVAGGLAVLIMVVWVGTALVISTSDSRSAKNTAAQSLKTVTTMAITAQQARADETLALVRRGDEDVRKQSYYQRIDSMQQQLNTFLNANNDIDKQDLADAGDLLRKWRASNDRINAYISVGDYQAATQVALGTGEDNSTPAFASLDAALAKAIEESRGQLRSDIVNARRVLSGATVGAAALSVIAAFAVALGLWPRLSEYR, encoded by the coding sequence GTGAGCGTGGAGTTGGCGCACCCGTCGACCGAACCGCTGGCTTCACGTTCGCCGACCAACCCCGTGCACCCGCGCTGGTGGTTTCTCTGGACCACGCCCGGGCGCATCCTGACCATCGGCGTGGTGCTGTCCGCCCTCGTCATCGCGTGCGCGTTCGCGACCTCGACGACGATCAACGATCGCCAGGAAGCGCTCACCACGGTGCTCGACCACAGCGAACCGCTGGCCTTCGCCGCCGGTCAGCTGTACACGACGCTGTCGGTCGCCGACGCGGCCGCCGCGACCGCCTTCATCGCAGGCGCCGAGCCGCAGGACGTTCGGCAGCGCTATGAACAGGCCATCACCGATGCCTCGGTGGCCGTCACCCGCGCCTCTGCCGGGCTGACCACCGAACCCATGATCGAACTGCTGGGCCGGGTCAACGCCGAGTTGGCCGTCTATACCGGCCTGGTCGAAACCGCCAGGACCAACAACCGCGCGGGCAATCCGGTGGGCTCCTCCTACCTGTCCGAAGCGTCGGCCCTGATGCAGTCCAAGATCCTGCCCGACGCACAGCGGCTCTACGAGTCGACCTCGGCACGGGTGGACGCCGAGACGACAGCCTCCACCCGCATCCCCGCGCCGGTCATCCTGGTGGTGCTCGCCACCGTCATGTTCGGGTTGTTCGCCAACAGGTGGCTGACCAAGCGGACCCGCCGACGGGTCAACATCGGTTTCGTGGCGGGCGGACTGGCCGTGCTGATTATGGTGGTGTGGGTGGGCACCGCACTCGTCATCTCCACCTCCGACAGTCGCAGCGCCAAAAACACTGCGGCACAGTCGCTCAAGACGGTGACCACGATGGCCATCACCGCGCAGCAGGCACGTGCCGACGAGACCCTGGCGTTGGTACGCCGCGGCGACGAGGACGTTCGCAAGCAGTCCTACTACCAGCGCATCGACAGCATGCAGCAGCAGCTGAACACGTTCTTGAACGCCAACAACGACATCGACAAACAAGATCTGGCCGACGCCGGAGATCTGCTGCGCAAGTGGCGCGCCTCCAACGACCGGATCAACGCCTACATCTCGGTCGGCGACTACCAGGCCGCCACCCAGGTGGCATTGGGAACCGGCGAGGACAACTCCACCCCGGCCTTCGCCAGTCTGGACGCCGCGCTGGCCAAGGCCATCGAGGAGAGCCGCGGCCAGTTGCGCTCCGATATCGTCAACGCCCGCCGGGTGCTGTCGGGGGCGACGGTCGGCGCCGCGGCGCTCAGCGTGATCGCGGCCTTCGCCGTGGCGCTCGGGCTGTGGCCGCGACTCAGCGAGTACCGCTAG
- a CDS encoding NUDIX hydrolase: MHGDGDGWVVSDGGGHFWGRHGAAGLLLRAPGPDGTFAVLLQHRAPWSHQGGTWALPGGARDSHESVEEAAVREAFEEAGVQAAQMTVRVCVVTHEVPGWTYTTVIADAAEQLHTTPNRESSELRWVPEHEVAQLPLHPGFAASWERLRTVTAEIPLIS, from the coding sequence GTGCACGGTGACGGTGACGGTTGGGTGGTATCGGACGGTGGCGGCCACTTCTGGGGACGTCACGGGGCGGCCGGACTACTGCTGCGCGCACCCGGTCCCGACGGTACCTTTGCCGTGCTGTTGCAGCATCGAGCCCCGTGGAGCCACCAGGGCGGCACCTGGGCGTTACCCGGTGGAGCCCGCGACAGCCACGAGTCCGTCGAAGAGGCGGCGGTCCGGGAGGCGTTCGAGGAGGCCGGGGTCCAGGCCGCTCAGATGACGGTGCGGGTCTGCGTCGTCACCCACGAGGTGCCGGGCTGGACCTACACCACCGTCATCGCCGATGCCGCCGAGCAGCTGCACACCACCCCGAACCGGGAGAGTTCCGAGCTGCGCTGGGTGCCCGAACACGAGGTGGCACAGCTGCCGCTGCATCCCGGTTTCGCCGCCAGCTGGGAACGGCTGCGCACGGTTACCGCTGAGATCCCATTGATTTCTTGA
- the thiE gene encoding thiamine phosphate synthase yields MSDRLERLTTASLYLCTDARRERGDLAEFADAALAGGVDIIQLRDKGSAGEQRFGPLEARQELDALAVLADAARRHGALFAVNDRADIARAAVADVLHLGQDDLPLDIARDVIGPAPVIGRSTHDAGQVAAAIDEAVDYFCVGPCWPTPTKPGRSAPGLDLIRQVAALTPAKPWFAIGGIDEQRLPEVLEAGARRVVVVRAITAAEDPQAAALALKKSMGSQR; encoded by the coding sequence GTGTCCGATCGCCTCGAACGCCTCACGACCGCGTCGCTGTACCTGTGCACGGATGCCCGGCGCGAACGCGGTGACCTGGCCGAGTTCGCGGACGCGGCGCTGGCCGGCGGGGTGGACATCATCCAGCTGCGGGACAAGGGCTCGGCGGGCGAGCAGCGGTTCGGTCCGCTGGAGGCCCGCCAGGAACTCGACGCGCTGGCGGTGCTCGCCGATGCGGCCCGCCGCCACGGCGCGCTGTTCGCGGTCAACGACCGCGCCGATATCGCGCGGGCGGCCGTGGCCGATGTGTTGCACCTCGGCCAGGACGATCTGCCGTTGGACATCGCGCGCGACGTCATCGGGCCCGCACCGGTGATCGGGCGCTCCACCCACGATGCCGGTCAGGTCGCCGCCGCGATCGACGAGGCGGTGGACTACTTCTGCGTCGGACCGTGCTGGCCCACCCCGACCAAACCGGGGCGCAGCGCGCCGGGGCTGGATCTGATCCGGCAGGTGGCCGCGTTGACCCCGGCAAAACCGTGGTTCGCGATCGGCGGGATCGACGAGCAGCGGCTGCCCGAGGTCTTGGAAGCCGGCGCTCGCCGCGTTGTCGTGGTGCGCGCCATCACCGCGGCCGAGGATCCGCAGGCGGCGGCCCTGGCGCTCAAGAAATCAATGGGATCTCAGCGGTAA
- the thiO gene encoding glycine oxidase ThiO, translated as MPAKGEDMMAGSLAVIGGGVIGLSVARRAAQDGWSVRVHRTEARGASWVAGGMLAPHSEGWPGEDAQLAIGLESLKLWHAGFLDGLPPEVVTAHESLVVAVDRADVADLKTVADWLSGQGHPVTVTTAARDVEPLLAQGIRHGFVADTELAVDNRALVAALERACAELGVQWAPPVDELAAVDADQRVIANGIDAPTLWPGLAVHPVKGEVLRLRWRKGCMPLPQRVVRARVHGRAVYLVPRGDGVVVGATQYEHGRDTAPVVRGVRDLLDDACAVMPALGEYELAECAAGLRPMTPDGLPLVGRLDECTLAATGHGRNGFLLAPWTAERIATELVAGRGAT; from the coding sequence ATGCCGGCGAAGGGAGAGGACATGATGGCTGGATCTCTTGCCGTGATCGGCGGCGGTGTCATCGGTCTGTCGGTGGCTCGGCGCGCCGCGCAGGACGGCTGGTCGGTGCGCGTGCACCGGACCGAGGCGCGCGGCGCTTCCTGGGTGGCCGGCGGCATGCTGGCCCCGCACAGCGAGGGCTGGCCGGGGGAGGACGCGCAGCTGGCGATCGGCCTCGAATCCCTCAAGCTCTGGCATGCCGGGTTCCTGGACGGGCTGCCCCCCGAGGTGGTGACCGCCCACGAATCGCTGGTGGTGGCGGTCGACCGGGCCGATGTCGCGGACCTCAAGACGGTGGCCGACTGGTTGTCCGGGCAGGGGCACCCGGTCACGGTGACGACGGCCGCCCGTGATGTCGAACCGCTGCTGGCCCAGGGCATCCGGCACGGCTTTGTCGCCGATACCGAACTGGCCGTGGACAATCGGGCATTGGTCGCGGCCCTGGAGCGGGCCTGTGCGGAGCTCGGTGTGCAGTGGGCGCCGCCGGTCGACGAGCTGGCCGCAGTGGACGCCGATCAGCGGGTGATCGCCAACGGGATCGACGCGCCCACCCTGTGGCCGGGTCTGGCGGTGCACCCGGTCAAGGGCGAGGTGCTGCGGCTGCGCTGGCGCAAGGGCTGTATGCCGTTGCCGCAACGCGTCGTTCGGGCCCGCGTGCACGGCAGGGCGGTATACCTGGTGCCGCGCGGCGACGGGGTGGTGGTGGGCGCCACCCAGTACGAGCACGGCCGCGACACCGCTCCGGTGGTCCGCGGTGTGCGGGATCTGCTCGACGATGCCTGCGCGGTGATGCCCGCGCTGGGCGAGTACGAACTCGCCGAGTGCGCGGCCGGATTGCGCCCGATGACACCGGACGGGTTGCCGCTGGTCGGTAGGCTCGACGAGTGCACGCTGGCCGCCACCGGCCACGGACGCAACGGTTTTCTGCTGGCGCCGTGGACGGCCGAGCGGATTGCCACGGAACTTGTAGCAGGCAGAGGGGCGACATGA
- the thiS gene encoding sulfur carrier protein ThiS, with amino-acid sequence MILLVNGEEADVPDGTTVEELVNQLGFPEKGIAVAVDWEVLPRSSWHTALAGGARVEVVTAVQGG; translated from the coding sequence ATGATCTTGCTGGTCAACGGGGAGGAAGCCGATGTGCCCGACGGCACCACGGTCGAGGAATTGGTGAACCAGTTGGGTTTTCCGGAGAAAGGTATCGCGGTGGCGGTGGACTGGGAGGTGCTGCCCAGGTCGTCGTGGCACACCGCGCTGGCCGGCGGCGCCCGGGTGGAAGTGGTGACGGCGGTGCAGGGTGGCTGA
- a CDS encoding thiazole synthase, giving the protein MGTGGAANLAVLEEALIASGTELTTVAMRRVDAESGTGVLDLLNRLGITPLPNTAGCRGAAEAVLTAQLGREALGTEWVKLEVIADERTLLPDAIELVRAAEQLVDDGFIVLPYTNDDPVLARRLEDTGCAAVMPLGSPIGTGLGIANPHHIEMIVDAANVPVILDAGIGTASDAALAMELGCDAVLLATAVTRAADPAAMAAAMAAAVTAGHLARHAGRIPKRFWAQASSPAIL; this is encoded by the coding sequence ATGGGCACCGGTGGTGCGGCGAACCTGGCCGTGCTCGAGGAGGCGCTGATCGCCTCGGGCACCGAACTGACCACCGTCGCCATGCGCCGTGTCGATGCCGAATCCGGTACCGGCGTCCTGGATCTGCTCAACAGGCTGGGGATCACCCCGCTGCCGAACACGGCCGGCTGCCGCGGCGCGGCCGAGGCGGTGCTCACCGCCCAGCTGGGCCGTGAGGCGCTGGGCACCGAATGGGTGAAGCTGGAGGTGATCGCCGACGAGCGCACCCTGCTGCCCGATGCGATCGAGTTGGTCAGGGCCGCAGAACAACTGGTGGATGACGGCTTCATCGTGCTGCCCTACACGAACGACGATCCGGTGCTGGCTCGACGCCTCGAGGACACCGGCTGCGCGGCCGTCATGCCGCTGGGCTCACCCATCGGCACCGGCCTGGGCATCGCGAACCCGCACCATATCGAGATGATCGTCGACGCGGCGAACGTCCCGGTGATCCTGGACGCGGGCATCGGTACCGCCAGTGACGCCGCGCTGGCGATGGAATTGGGCTGCGACGCCGTGCTGCTGGCCACCGCGGTGACCCGCGCCGCCGATCCGGCCGCGATGGCCGCCGCGATGGCGGCCGCCGTCACCGCAGGACATCTGGCCCGGCACGCCGGGCGGATCCCGAAGCGTTTCTGGGCGCAGGCATCGAGCCCCGCCATCCTGTGA
- a CDS encoding SGNH/GDSL hydrolase family protein, translating into MTRYVALGSSMAAGPGIPPTAPGSPLLAMRSQRNYPHLVAQRLDLELVDVTYSGATTANILTERQHGEPPQVDALDGSEALVTVTIGGNDVGYVPMLCAAALPAPLRWLPPLRGMRNAGARERALAAVADELIEVGRVIRHRCPQARVMFVDYLTLLPPQGAARPLSATDTARGRMVAAELERLTGAAAEATGCELVRAAQASRDHHPWSAQPWTNLPSRFPVPIPGHTAPLHPNAEGMRAVADLVVGEFQS; encoded by the coding sequence GTGACCCGATACGTGGCGCTGGGCTCGTCGATGGCGGCCGGGCCCGGCATCCCGCCAACGGCGCCCGGGTCGCCGCTGCTGGCGATGCGTTCGCAGCGCAACTATCCGCACCTCGTCGCGCAACGCCTGGACCTGGAACTGGTCGACGTGACCTATTCCGGCGCCACCACCGCCAACATCCTGACCGAACGCCAGCACGGCGAACCTCCGCAGGTCGATGCGCTCGACGGGTCCGAGGCGCTGGTCACGGTCACCATCGGCGGTAACGACGTCGGCTACGTGCCGATGCTGTGCGCGGCGGCACTGCCCGCGCCGTTGCGGTGGCTGCCGCCGCTGCGCGGTATGCGGAATGCCGGCGCGCGCGAGCGGGCGCTGGCCGCGGTGGCCGACGAACTCATCGAGGTCGGCCGGGTCATCCGGCATCGCTGCCCACAGGCCCGGGTGATGTTCGTCGACTATCTGACGCTGCTACCGCCACAGGGCGCCGCGCGCCCGCTGTCGGCCACCGATACCGCGCGGGGACGGATGGTCGCCGCGGAGCTGGAACGGCTGACGGGTGCTGCTGCGGAGGCCACCGGCTGCGAGCTGGTCCGGGCCGCGCAGGCCAGCCGGGACCACCACCCGTGGTCGGCGCAGCCCTGGACGAACCTGCCGAGCAGATTCCCGGTGCCGATCCCCGGCCACACCGCGCCGCTGCACCCCAACGCCGAGGGCATGCGTGCGGTGGCCGACCTGGTCGTGGGAGAGTTCCAATCGTGA
- a CDS encoding ABC transporter ATP-binding protein — MIELTGLTKTFASVRAVDELTCTIEPGVVTGFLGPNGAGKSTTMRMIVGLDRPSAGTVTVAGRPYHEHKHPLRTVGALLDARQVHPNRTARSHLRWIAATNRIPVRRVDEVLAEVGLTEVAGKQAGAFSLGMLQRLGIAAALLGDPQVLLFDEPVNGLDPEGIRWIRTLMRGLAAEGRTVFVSSHLLAEMANTADRVLVIGRGRLITATTMSEFLNQADTVRVRSPQIDRLAALLPGARRDGAALLVDGSSTEQVGELAAAHGIVLHELAAQAASLEEAYMNLTDGAVQYRAGGGQP, encoded by the coding sequence GTGATCGAACTGACCGGTCTGACAAAAACTTTCGCCTCGGTCAGGGCTGTCGACGAGTTGACCTGCACCATCGAGCCCGGTGTGGTGACCGGTTTCCTCGGGCCCAACGGTGCGGGCAAGTCGACCACGATGCGGATGATCGTCGGGCTGGACCGGCCCAGTGCCGGCACCGTCACCGTCGCCGGCCGGCCCTACCACGAACACAAGCACCCGCTGCGCACCGTCGGCGCACTGCTGGATGCCCGGCAGGTGCATCCGAACCGCACCGCGCGATCGCACCTGCGGTGGATCGCGGCGACCAACCGGATTCCGGTGCGCAGGGTCGACGAGGTGCTCGCCGAGGTCGGTCTGACCGAGGTGGCCGGCAAACAGGCCGGCGCGTTCTCGCTGGGCATGCTGCAGCGCCTCGGTATCGCGGCTGCCCTTCTCGGCGACCCGCAGGTGCTGTTGTTCGACGAACCGGTCAACGGGCTGGATCCCGAAGGCATCCGCTGGATCCGGACACTGATGCGGGGCCTGGCCGCCGAGGGCCGGACCGTGTTCGTGTCCAGCCATCTGCTGGCCGAAATGGCCAACACCGCCGACCGGGTGCTGGTGATCGGGCGTGGCCGGTTGATCACCGCCACCACCATGTCCGAATTCCTGAATCAGGCGGACACGGTCCGGGTGCGCAGCCCGCAGATCGACCGGCTGGCCGCCCTGTTGCCGGGAGCCCGTCGTGACGGTGCGGCGCTGCTGGTCGACGGCAGCAGCACCGAACAGGTCGGTGAACTGGCCGCGGCACACGGCATCGTGCTGCACGAACTGGCCGCGCAGGCCGCGTCCCTGGAGGAGGCCTATATGAATCTCACCGACGGGGCCGTGCAGTACCGGGCGGGTGGCGGGCAGCCATGA